The Mycolicibacterium monacense genome contains the following window.
GTTCGGGGGTCCGGACGACGGCACCGACCAGGATCGGTGCGTTGATCGCCGCCGCTGCCGTCGAGATCTGTGCACCGGCGTCCGGATTGGCCAGCGGATCGATGTCCGACGAGTTCTCCGGCCACACCACGAACATCGGCTGCGGTGCGCGGCCGGCCCGTACGTCCTGCGCCAGCCGCAGCGTCTCCTCGACGTGGTTGTCGAGGACCGCCCGCCGCTGGGCGTTGAACTCGAGCCCCAGCCGCGGCACGTTCCCCTGTACGGCGGCGACCGTGACGGGCTGGTCGTCGACCGCACCGGTCGCCGAGTGCCGGACCTGTGGCCAGACGACGGCCGTACCGAGCAGGACCACCGCGATGACCGCCCCGGGGAGGACGACCGCGGGCGGCGCGGCGACCGAGATGTCATGGCGGCGGGTCCACCGGACGATCTCTTCTGTCAGTGCGGCCAGCGCGAAGCCGGTGAGCATGACGGCGAACGACAGCAGCGGCGCCCCGCCCAGGCGCACCAACGACAGCATCGGACCGTCGGTCTGACCGAACGCCACCACCCCCCACGGGAACCCGCCGAAAGGCACGCTGGACTTGAGCCACTCCTGCGCCGCCCACAGCGCGGCGAACCACAGCGGCCAGCCGGGCAGCCGGCGGACCGTCACCGCGGCGAGCGCGAACAGCGCCGGGAAGAGCGCCTCGACCGCGGCCAGCGCCAGCCAGGGGACGGCGCCGACCAGACCGCTGATCCACGGCAGCAGCGGGACGTAGAACGCCAGGCCGTAGAGGAATCCGTACCCGAATCCGCCCGCGCGCGTCGTCGAATCCTGGCGCAGGACCCACGCCAGCAGCGCCGCCGAGATGAACGCGCAGTACCACCAGCCGAACGGCGGGAAGCTCACGCACAGCAGCATCCCGCCCCCGATGGCGGCGACCAGTTGCCACATCCGGTCGACCACGGCCCGCGGCACGCCGCGCAACCGTGGCACCACGGCCGCCAGCCGGCCGGACGGGGCGTCAGCCATGGATGACGACACCTCGGTGCACCGTCTGGCGACAGCACGGCAGCGCGACGCCGGGTTCGAGGCGCGGCAGGGCGGGGACACGTGAGCGGGGGTCGGTCGACCAGCGTTGGACGGAGTCGGCGGGTGCGCTGACCGCGAGGTCCTCGGCCTCCCAGATCGCGTACGACGCCGGGGCGCCGGGCACCAGGGTGCCGGTGACGCCGTCGCGCACACCGGCGGCGCGCCAGGCGCCGCGGGTGGCCGCGGCGAACGCGGCCCGCAGCGAGATCGCGCTGCCGGGGGTCTGGTGGTGGCTCGCCGCCCGCACGGCCGACCACGGATTCATGTCGGTGACCGGGCTGTCCGAACCGAACGCGAGGGGCACGCCATGGGATGCTAACAGCGCGAACGGGTTGAGCCCGGCGGCTCGATCACCGCCCAACCGCTGGGCGTACATCCCGGTCGGCCCACCCCACAGCGCGTCGAAGTCCGGCTGCATGCTGGCGACCACACCCCACGCTCCGAGTTGTTCGGCCTCGGCGGTGGTCACCATCTCGAGATGCTCGAGGCGGTGGCCGCACCGGGCCACCGCGGGGGCGCCGAACTGTGCGACCACCCGGGCGAGGGCGGCCACCACCGTCCCGACCGCCGCGTCGCCGATGACGTGGAATCCGGCGGTGACGCCGGCCTGGGTGCAGGCGTGCAGATGGCTGGTGACGGCGTCCTCGTCGAGGTAGGTGTTGCCGCACTCCCCCGGTGCGTCGGCGTACGGCTCGCTCAGCCACGCGGTCCTCGACCCGAGCGCACCGTCGACGAACAGGTCCCCGGCCAGTCCGCGGGCGCCCGTACGGTCGAGCAGGCCGCGGGCGTGGTCGGCGTCGGTCACCGCCTCCCCCCAGTAGCCCGCCACCTCCACCCCGTGCTCGAGCCCGCGCAGTTCCAGCCAGTCCTCGAGGCCGCCGATCTGCGGGCCCGCGCATTCGTGGACGGCGACGATGCCGGTCGCGGCCGCGGCGTCGAGTGCGGCGCGGCGCGCCTGATCGCGTTGGCCGGCGGTCAGCAGGGCGCGTGCGGCGGCGCGCACGAGGTGATGCGCGTCGGCGGTCAACGGCCGCTGCGGGTGGTATCCGGCGGCGCCGGCCAGACCCTCGGCATCCTCGCGCAGCGCGGTCGAGGCGACCGCGGAGTGCACGTCCACGCGTGCGAGATACGCGGCCCGCCGCCCGACGGCGGCGTCGATGTCCTCGGTGGTCGGCGCAGTGCGCTCGGGCCAGCCGGATTCGTCCCAGCCGTGCCCCCACAGCACGCCGTCGGGATGGGTCCTCGCGTGCTGAGTGAGCAGATCGATGCAGTGCCGCAGCGAGGTGGCGTGACGAAGGTCGAGACCGGTGAGCGTGAGTCCGGTGGCCGTGACGTGGACGTGGCTGTCGACGAACGCCGGTGCGACGAAGCCGCCGTCGAGGTCCACGACGTCGGCCTGCGGGAACTGGGCGCGACCGACATCGTCGCTGCCGAGCCACGCCACCGTGCCGTCGCGTACGGCCATGGCGGTGGCATCGGGTTGGGCGGGGCTGTGCACGCGCCCGTTGAGCAACAGTGTCGTCACGGAGCCGACAGACTAGCCGGGTCAGTCGACCCGGCGCTCCACCGCGGGGGGATCGACGGTCACGACATCGACGACCTCACCGTCGATGTAGTCGCGGCGGCGAGACGCGGCCGCCGAACCCAGCACGACGATCGGCACTCCGCGCCCGAGGCGGCGCGCCGCCAGCGCGGTGACGATCGGACGGGCGGCCGTCCGTGTCGGCGGCAGCAGCAGCAGCGCGCCGACGACCGAGCTGGCCAGCCCGGGCAGCACCACGAGCACGGTGCCCAGCGCAACCAGCGCGCCGTCGGTGACCGCGCCCTGCGCCGTCGTCGCCGTCAGACCCGAACGCAGACGCCGCAGCTGCTTCTTGAGTTGCGACCCGGCCAGCGCGAGGCCCAGGACGAAGGTCGCCAGGGAGATCAGGAGCGCCCAGCCCAGGCCGACGGTCGAGACGAGCGCGACGATGACCGCCACCTCGATGACCACGTAGAGCAGGAACAGCCGCATTGCCATAGCCCTCCAACGTCTCGGAGGCCGGCCGGGTTCCGTACATTCGGGAACCATGATCAACACAGTGACCGCTGTGCGCGTCGACACCCCGGACGGACCGATCGACGCCGCGCTGAGCGTCCCCGAGGGCGACGGGCCCTGGCCGGGTGTGGTGGTGGTGCACGACGCCATCGGCTACGGCCCGGACGTCGAGGCCACCGCGGCGCGGATCGCGGCCGCGGGATTCGTGAACATCACCCCGAACCTGTATTCACGCGGCGGCCGGGCCAGGTGCATCACCCGGGTGTTCCGCGAGGCGCTGCAGCAACGGGGCCGCGCGTTCGACGACGTGCTCGCCGCCCGCGACCACCTGCTCGCGCTGCCGCAGTGTTCGGGCGCGGTCGGGATCGCCGGGTTCTGCATGGGCGGACAGTTCGCCCTGCTGCTCGGGCCCGGCAACTTCGGCGCATCGGCGCCGTTCTACGGCACCCCGCTGCCGAAGCACATCGACGAGACCCTCGACGCGTCGTGCCCGGTGGTGGCGAGCTTCGGCCGACGGGACCCGCTGGGCAAGGACGCCGGGC
Protein-coding sequences here:
- a CDS encoding dienelactone hydrolase family protein, with translation MINTVTAVRVDTPDGPIDAALSVPEGDGPWPGVVVVHDAIGYGPDVEATAARIAAAGFVNITPNLYSRGGRARCITRVFREALQQRGRAFDDVLAARDHLLALPQCSGAVGIAGFCMGGQFALLLGPGNFGASAPFYGTPLPKHIDETLDASCPVVASFGRRDPLGKDAGPKLQEMLRAKGVPSDVKVYPDAGHSFANQLPAQPLMRIAQFGYHADATDDAWRRVFAFFDTHLNG
- a CDS encoding FxsA family protein, whose translation is MAMRLFLLYVVIEVAVIVALVSTVGLGWALLISLATFVLGLALAGSQLKKQLRRLRSGLTATTAQGAVTDGALVALGTVLVVLPGLASSVVGALLLLPPTRTAARPIVTALAARRLGRGVPIVVLGSAAASRRRDYIDGEVVDVVTVDPPAVERRVD
- a CDS encoding amidohydrolase, which produces MTTLLLNGRVHSPAQPDATAMAVRDGTVAWLGSDDVGRAQFPQADVVDLDGGFVAPAFVDSHVHVTATGLTLTGLDLRHATSLRHCIDLLTQHARTHPDGVLWGHGWDESGWPERTAPTTEDIDAAVGRRAAYLARVDVHSAVASTALREDAEGLAGAAGYHPQRPLTADAHHLVRAAARALLTAGQRDQARRAALDAAAATGIVAVHECAGPQIGGLEDWLELRGLEHGVEVAGYWGEAVTDADHARGLLDRTGARGLAGDLFVDGALGSRTAWLSEPYADAPGECGNTYLDEDAVTSHLHACTQAGVTAGFHVIGDAAVGTVVAALARVVAQFGAPAVARCGHRLEHLEMVTTAEAEQLGAWGVVASMQPDFDALWGGPTGMYAQRLGGDRAAGLNPFALLASHGVPLAFGSDSPVTDMNPWSAVRAASHHQTPGSAISLRAAFAAATRGAWRAAGVRDGVTGTLVPGAPASYAIWEAEDLAVSAPADSVQRWSTDPRSRVPALPRLEPGVALPCCRQTVHRGVVIHG
- the lnt gene encoding apolipoprotein N-acyltransferase, which codes for MADAPSGRLAAVVPRLRGVPRAVVDRMWQLVAAIGGGMLLCVSFPPFGWWYCAFISAALLAWVLRQDSTTRAGGFGYGFLYGLAFYVPLLPWISGLVGAVPWLALAAVEALFPALFALAAVTVRRLPGWPLWFAALWAAQEWLKSSVPFGGFPWGVVAFGQTDGPMLSLVRLGGAPLLSFAVMLTGFALAALTEEIVRWTRRHDISVAAPPAVVLPGAVIAVVLLGTAVVWPQVRHSATGAVDDQPVTVAAVQGNVPRLGLEFNAQRRAVLDNHVEETLRLAQDVRAGRAPQPMFVVWPENSSDIDPLANPDAGAQISTAAAAINAPILVGAVVRTPEHTPDNPVSTNTVLVWNPGTGPADRHDKRIVQPFGEYLPWRGFFSKLSPYADRAGYFVPGDGTGVVNAAGVPVGITTCWEVIFDRAARESVRNGAQVLAVPTNNATFDEAMSRQQLAFGRLRAVEHDRYVVVAGTTGISAVIAPDGRDLARTAFFEPAYLDSQIRLKTDITPATRWGPLVQALLVIAGVGAVIAAILHNGNFVPTRIAARSRRRRPAARDRDDRSGARSSSNEGAS